In Luxibacter massiliensis, the genomic stretch AAATGATGAGAAAGAAATCAGAGAGTATAGGGCGGAGGAACTGAAATTCCGGCCCAGACGGAAAAAGGCCAGAGTCTCAAAGGAAGAAATGCGTAACCTGGCAGAGCTTGAAAAGTCGGAAGGAGCCTCGAAACTGGATGATAACTAATTTAAAACAGGGAGAACGGCTGGATGATTTACAGTTGAATGGTCTTGAAATTATCCAAGATCCAGCACGATTTTGTTTTGGAGTGGATGCTGTACTTCTTTCTGATTTTACAAGGATTAAAAAGGGAGAAACTGTGCTGGATATGGGTACAGGGACAGGGATTCTTCCGATTCTTTTGTCAGCAAAAAGCCAGGGAGGACATTTTACTGGACTGGAGATACAAGAAGAAAGTGCAGACATGGCAAGAAGAAGTGTGCGGCATAATGGCCTGCAGCAAAAGATAGAGATAATCACTGGAGATATCAAGAAGGCGGCGGAGATATTTAAGCTGGCCTTTTTTGACGTAATTGTGACAAATCCACCCTATATGCTTGATAATCATGGCCTGCAGAATGAGCAAGATGCAAAAAGTATTGCCAGGCATGAAATTCTATGCAGCCTGGATGACATACTCAGAGAAAGCGGAAAATTACTTCAGGAGAGTAAGGGAAGATTTTACATGATACACAAACCCTTTAGAATTGCAGAAATACTGATAAAGATGAATACCTATAAAATTGAGCCAAAACGGATCCAATTTATTCATCCATATATCGATAAAGAACCCACCATGGTTATGATAGAAGGGATAAAGGGCGGAAAATCACGGGTGAAAGTTGAGCCGCCAGTGATTATGTACGAAAGGTACAGGTCTGAAGTAAATTAGGGACGTAGCCTTTTTAAAAAAGATTACGTCCTAAAGGAGGTTTTATGTCAGGAACATTATACCTGTGTGCAACACCTATAGGAAATCTTGAGGACATGACTTTCCGGGCAGTAAGGATTCTGAGGGAAGTTGACTTAATTGCTGCGGAGGATACCAGGAATAGTATAAAATTATTGAATCATTTTGATATTCAGACACCCATGACGAGTTATCATGAGCATAATAAGTTTACTAAAGGAAAAAAGCTTATTCAAGATTTATTGGAGGGCCAGGATGTTGCTTTAATTACAGATGCGGGTACACCTGGAATATCGGATCCCGGAGAAGAACTGGTAAAAATGTGTTATGAAGAGCATATTCCTGTAACTTCACTGCCAGGGGCTGCTGCATGCATCACGGCTCTTACTATATCTGGGTTACCCACAAGACGTTTTGCATTTGAGGCATTTCTGCCGGCGGATAAAAAAGAAAGAGAACTCATTTTAGAAGAAATGAAAAATGAATTTCGTACAATTGTTTTATATGAGGCTCCACATAGACTGGTTAAAACACTAAAGCTCCTGTTAGAACATCTGGGGGATAGAAAGATCTCGGTATGCCGTGAGCTCACAAAGCGTCATGAAACAATATTTTCTAGTACCTTAGAGAATGCAATTACTTATTATGAGAACAATGTGCCAAAGGGAGAATGTGTTCTTGTAATTGACGGCCGCAGCAGACAGGAGGCAGTACGCGAAGAAAAAGAGAAATGGGAAGAGATGTCTGTTGAAGAACATATGGACTACTATATTTCGACTGGTATAGGAAAAAAAGATGCAATGAGAAGAGTTGCCAAAGACAGAGGAGTACAAAAGAGAGAAATTTATAATTATCTTGTAAAAAGATAGGTACAGGTCTGTTTACATTCTGGTACAGGTTAAAAATCAATTTAGGACGTAACCCTTTTACAAAAGGTTACGTCCTAAATCAAGGTCTAATCTCCGTAATTTCCCCATCTTTCATGAATACGACTTTAGTTCCAACTGTTATTGCTTCATCGTAATTATTAGTCACGTAAAGTATGGTAATCCCCATTTCACGGTTAATTTTTTTTATATCTGCAATCATTTCTTTTCGCCGAAGTTCATTTTGCCTGGCAAAATCTTCATCTACAAGCAAGACTTTTGGATGGCATACAACAGCTCGTCCAAGTGCGACCCTCTGCCTGTCTGTCTCGGAAATGGAACGGATTTTTTTATCAATCACTTTTGAAATACCAAAAAAATCTGCTGCAGCTTTGACCCGTGTATCAATGACGCCCCGGGGGAGGTTGCGCAGCCTTAACCCTAATGCCATATTGTCATAGACATTAAAATGTGTGTATAATACATAATTCGGGAAAGCCATTGCCAGGCTCCTGTCTCTGGGGAGAATATCGTTAAGGAGATCATTTCCCAGATAAATCTCGCCAGAGGTAATATCTTCCAGTCCCCCAATCATTCTAAGAATCGTAGATTTCCCGCAGCCGCTTGGGCCATGAAAGGCAACGAACTCTCCGTCGTCGATATGAAGTGAGAAATCTTTGACAGATACAAAACCGTTGGGATATATTTTATTTAAATTTTTAAACGTTATGCTTGCCATAGAAACACCTCCGTTGTTTTCTTCTTATAATTTTAGCACATCCCTTATGGCAAAACAATCTTTATAGTACATCTTTAATGCTTTACAGGAGTAAAATCAGGACGAGATATTACAACATCATATTTGCCAATATTACACTGGCCACAAGTCCGGCGAAGGTCGCCAGGAGTGCCCCAGTGAGGGTATATCTTGTATTTTTTATTTTAGCAGTCATAAAATAAACACTCATGGTATAGAATATTGTTTCAGTACAAGCCATGGAGATAGAAGATATTAGGCCGAGCCTGGAATCGGTACCGTACTCCTTAAAAATGTCCAGAAGCAGACCTGTTGCAGCTGAGGAGGAGAACATTTTTACAATGGTAAGAGGTACAAGTTCACCAGGAAAGCCTATGTAAGCAGTGAAATGCCCTATGAGGGTTGAGAGGAATTCTAGAAATCCAGATGCACGTAACACCCCCACGGCAACCATCAGTCCAATTAAGGTGGGCATGAGTTTAATTACAGTAAGGAATCCGCTTTTTGCCCCCTTGATAAAATTGTCATATACATTGGTATTTTTTAAAACTCCATAAGAAACGATCGCAAGAATAATAAAAGGGATAATAAAATCCGAGATATATAGAAAAAACTGCATGGAACCTCCTGGAACGGATTGGATAAATATTTCCAAAGACGTACTCATCAGAACATAGTTATTTTATTTATATGCCTATTTATACAGAGGCATGAATTTAAGATAAAGTAAATCCTGGCATTGGGCATATCGGCTATCCTATGTTCATAAGATAATACAAAGATTCCAGGGGAGTTCTTATGTCATTTCTTATTCCCGGCAGTATAAAAAAGCGGCTTCTTGCCGTAGTTCTCACAATCAGTATTGGCTGTACCTTCGTCTTTACCGGATGCAGTACAGACAAGAGTCAGAATAAAGCATTCCGTTCATTTACAAATGAAATATTTTGCCAGGAGGTTGCATCAAATACAGTCAGCCTTCATTATTCATTAAAGGAGCCTGAAAAGTATGGAATTAAGAATGCTCCGGTTTTATTTGGCAGTTTTACCACAGATCCCGAAGAGGCTGCAGCTGCCTCAGAGAATCTGCGGGCTGCATTAAATAAGTTCTCTTATGATTTATTATCTACAGAAAATCAGCTTACATACGATATTTTGGATTATTACCTGGAGATGTCTGAAAAAGGCGCAAAATATTTATTATATGATGAGCCGCTCGGCCTTGTAAGTGGAATCCAGACGCAGTTACCGGTTCTTTTGTCCGAGTACCAGTTTTATTCTGTGGAGGATGTAGATACATACTTGCAGTTAATGGAGACAACGCCAGAGTATTTTAATGCTTTAATAGAATTTGAAAAGGCGAAAGCAGATGCCGGACTGTTTATGTCTGATGAGGCGGCAGATACGGTCATCAGCCAGTGTACGGCTTTTATGGAAATGGGAGAAAGTAATTATTTGATTTCTACATTCGTGGAACGCATTGGCCAGCTTGGGTTATCTGCAGGAGAACAGAGCAGTTATATTAAAAAAAATGCGTATATGCTGCAAAGTTATATTTTACCTGCTTATAGCAAACTAGTTTCAGAAATACAGAAGTTAAAAGGAAGTGGCACAAATAATGAGGGGTTGTGTTATCTTCCAGAAGGGAAAGCTTACTATGAGCAGGTAGTTGCAGAGGCGACTGGATCAGACCGGAGCATAGAGGAACTTGAGGATTTGACAAGGCGCCAGATAGTATCTGACTTGGAAGCTATGGAAGAAGCTCTCAGTATTGGAGGAAATGAGGCCAAAGAAACGGCAGCAATGGAAAGTTCCAACCCCGTCAGTATACTGAATGAGCTTGAGGAAAAGATTCAAGCATCTTTCCCGGAACCGCCTGATACAGCAACCCAGGTAAAATATGTCCCTGAAGCCATGGAGGAACATTTAAGTCCGGCATTTTATATGATTCCGGCAATTGATAATATATCGGAAAATGTGATCTATGTAAATAAGGCTCATATGAATAATAACCTGACACTTTATACAACACTTGCGCATGAAGGGTATCCAGGACATCTGTACCAGACTATCTATTATGCGGCCACTGACCCTGACCCTCTTAGAAGTATTTTTAACTTCGGGGGATATGTGGAGGGGTGGGCCACCTATGCGGAGATGTGCAGCTATTACCTGACCCCGATGAGCAAAGAGCAGGCCACATTTCTCCAGAAAAACAGCTCTATTATACTGGGGTTATATGCGTTGGCAGATATGGGAGTACATTATGAAGGCTGGAGCAGGCTTGATATGGTTGCATTTTTTAAAAATTATGGGATAACAGACGCCAAGGCTTTAGAGAGGATGTACCAACTAATTATAGGCTCTCCAGGAAATTATTTGAAATATTATATAGGGTATGTAGAGTTTTTGGAATTAAAAAAAGACTGGGTTAAGAAAAAGGGAGAGGATTATTCTCAGAAAGAGTTTCATGAAGCTGTATTGTCAGTAGGCCCCGCACCTTTTGGCCTTGTGGAAGAGTATATGTGGAAAATAGGCGAATAGGGATATATGTATTCATTTGTATAGATTATTTAGGCGCCTGTTTGGTGAAATAGAAAGACTGCAGTATAGGAACAAGGAGGAAAAAAATTGCTGAATTATTTATGGGCAGGGATGATTATTGTGGGCGTTATCTTTGGTGCTTTTAATGGAAAGATGCCGGATATTACAAATGCAGCCTTAGATTCTTCGAGAGAGGCAGTCACCTTGTGTATTACAATGATGGGCGTTATGTCATTCTGGGTGGGTATTATGGAAATCGCCACCCGTGCGGGGATTATTGAAATGGCTTCTAAAAAAATGAGTCCTCTTATTCATTTCTTGTTTCCGAATATCCCCCGGGGACATAAGGCAAATGAATATATAAGTACTAATTTTATTGCAAATTTTCTGGGACTTGGGTGGGCGGCAACGCCTGCCGGACTGCAGGGCATGAGCGCACTTGCAGATTTAGAAAAGGAGAGAAGGGAAGGAAGAGCGCCGGGTATTGCGCAGAAACCGGGGGTAGCCTCTGATGAGATGTGTACATTTCTTATTATGAATATCTCCTCACTACAATTAATTCCCGTAAATGTAATTGCCTACAGGAGCCAGTACGGGAGTGTGAACCCATCGGCAATTGTCGGGGCGGGGATTGTTGCCACGGCAGTAAGTACAGTGGTGGCAATTGTATATTGTAAGATGAAGAGCAAGACTAGTAAATAATATCCTGCTATTTTGCAAACAGTTCTTTTAGCTGCCGGATGAACAGCCTTTCCCGTGTATTTACAGTATAGGTGGAGTGATACATAAGATAGGCATTCATCTGGCTGGGGGCATTGACGACTGGAATTTCCACACAATCTTCGCTGTAAGTATCTGTAAAACGTTTCATCATAACAGTGACGTACATACTCTGACGGATTGCGTCAATTAGGCCTCCGCGGTCAAAAACATACAAAATACGGTTATCATTTTGGAATCCCAGTATTTTAAGCCATTCTTCAAATTTAAAGTTTTCATACATGATAAATTTATAATTCTTGATTTCTTCAAACAATATTTCTTTTTTTTGTGACAGGGGATGGCGTTTGGACGCAAGAAGTATCAGGGGCCTGTCTTTTGCTATGGGTATTAACTTTAGATTATGCTTTTTTGCAATCTGGGTGTATGTGTCACTGACAGAATCGAAACAATAAAATAAAGACATTCTGTACCGCTGTTCGATGACATCCCGGATTGTCTGAATCAAACCGGTTTCTTTGAAAGAATCCTCGTACATTTTGGGAGGGTTCTTTTTTTTAAATTTGATGAAATGGTTCATAAAATCAAAGGAATATGTACAGGAAATAGATATATTTTCCTTATTTGTAAAAAGCAAAGGTATATTGGAAATGGCTTCCATTTCAAGTACGATTTTTTGGGCGGATTTTAGAAATAGTTTACCTTCTGGCGTGAGGTAGATTCCGCTGCTGTTTCTCCTGAAAACAGGAAAACCAAGCTCTGATTCCATATTCTTAATGCACACACTCAAATTTGGCTGAGAAAGCTGAAGATTCTGGGCAGCTTTGTTGATCGAGCCACATTCTGAAATTTCCAACACGTACTTAAAATATTTAATATCCATCAGTCGTTACCTGCCAAATATATTGTCTAGATTAATTATATGATTTTCCATATAACTTATCAAGTATTAGTATAACACAGGCGCCTTATAAAGTGATAGTATTTTATCAACGAAAAAGGTTTATTTGTCGACAATAACCAAATCAAAATTAAAAAATAAGAATTATATTTTGGAGGTATTATTATGTCAGAAATTAAGCAGCCTGCTAGTGCGTTATCATCACCAAGATTTTGTAATATGGGAACATTTATGAGAATGGAAAAAATTACTTCTGCAGATGGCCTGGATTTTGCGATTGCAGGGGCGCCATTTGACACAGCGAGCTCTTTTAGGTCAGGTTCCCGGTTTGGCCCAAATGCAATCAGAAATATTTCTGCAATGATGAAACCTAACAACGTAATTATGCAGGTTAATATCATGGAAAATTTAAAGGGTGGGGATATTGGAGATTTTAATGTAACACCAGGGTATATCCATCCTACATATGAAGCTATTGAGAAAGGCGTTGCAAATATCCTGAAAGATAATGCCTGCCCAATTGTTTTAGGTGGGGATCACTCTATCACACTGGCTGAATTAAGGGCAGTTGCAAAGAAATATGGCCCTGTGGCCCTTGTACACTTTGACTCACATTCTGATTTATGTGATGAGGTATTTGGCCAGAAATATAATCATGGCACACCATTTAGAAGGGCCCTGGAGGAAAACCTCATTGATGCAGGACATTCTATCCAGATTGGCATGCGTGGTTCCCTGTATGACCCAAATGAGCATAAAATGGCTGCAGAACTGGGAATGAAGCTGATCCCGGCACATAAAGTCAGGGAGATGGGATTTGATGCGTTAATCCAGGCTGTTCTGGAGAGAGTCGGAGACAAACCTTGTTTCCTGACATTTGATATTGACTTTGTAGACCCGGCTTATGCCCCGGGAACAGGCACGCCGGAAGTTGGAGGCTTTACATCTTTAGAGGCCCTTGAGCTTGTAAGAAAGATTAAAGACTTGAATTTTATAGGCTTTGATATTGTAGAGGTACTGCCTGCGTATGACCACGGTGAGATTACGGCGTACCTGGCAGCAAATATTGTATTTGAATATCTCTCCATCCTGGCGCTGAAGAAAAAAGAAAATCAGTAATATGATTTTACTTTAAGGAGGAGACAGTGTGGGAAAAGAGAGTAAAAATCAAGAGAATATTACAGTAAACCCTGAGGAGAACTTGAATGACAATGCAGTACTGGATGCCCTGACATTAACCAAAGGACAGTGGCAGCAGGGTACAGTAAAAGCAGTTTTCTTCACACTAATTGCAGTATTTATATTTTTTGTGCCGATTACATTCCGGGGGAGTACGGACGTAACGTTTGGAATTATTTACAAAAATATTAAAGAAATTTTAGGACTTGCAGGACTCTGGCTGGGAGGGTTAATCATTATAGGAAACGGCCTTCTGAGTGTGTATGGAAAATTTATCTGTAAAGATAAAGGCTCTGTTATCTATAAATATTATGAAGAGGATTCTAAGATACACCCGCTTTTGTATATGTTTGGCGCGGTATGTTCAGCTATTCTGCTATTACATTATACAATTCCCGGATTCGGAGGTCCGGAGTTTATTATTAGTCCTGATATTGGGGAGACTGTGTACTCTATCGCAATGGATGTGGCATGGATTATTCCTGTCAGTGCAGTCTTTATGCCTTTCCTCTTGAATTATGGGATTGTGGATTTTATAGGGAGTCTGATGGAGCCTTTGATGAGGCCAGTATTTAAAATTCCAGGGAGAAGCGCGGTAAATGCGATTGCCTCTTTTGTCAGTTCAGCATCTGTAGGTGTCCTGATTACCAGTAAACTATATCAGAGAGGAATTTATACAAAGAAAGAGGCTGTTTTGATAGCAACAGGTTTCAGTGCAGTAAGCGTTGGATTTGCCTATAAGGTAATAGAAACAGCCGATCTGTCAGATTATTTTCTGCCCATTTATTTTATAGCACTGTTGGTTACCCTATTTGTAAGCTTTTTCATGGCAAGAATACCGCCTTTGTCCAAAAAGGAATCTGTTTTTCTTGATGGCAGAGTACAGACAAAAGAAGATATTGAGGCTGAAAAGGTTCCCGCAAGTAAAATTCTGAAGACTGGGAGCAGCAGGGCGATTAAAAAGGCTGCCACAGCGCCAAGCCTGGTTAAGGAGATTACCTCAAGTTTGAAGGATAGTTGTTTTGTACTTCCAAAGGTAATTTCACTGTTGACGGCAGCAGGGATCATCGCCATGGTAATTGCTACATATACGCCTGTCTTTAACTGGATTGGCAAGTTGTTTGAACCTCTTCTGTCTATTCTGGCAGTTCCAAATGCAGCAGAGATTGCACCGTCGCTGCCAGTTGGCATAGCAGAAATGTTTCTTCCGGTGCTGCTGATTTCAGATAAAGTGGCAATGCTGGCGGAAGGTGCAAGGTATATGGTAGTCACTGTCTCCATGGTTCAGATTATCTTTTTCTCTGAGACTATTGTAGTTATGATGTCTACTAAAATACCGGTATCTCTAAAAGAACTTATCATTTGTTTCTTTGAGAGGACAATTATTGCTATACCTATCAGTGCAGTCTTTATGCACTTACTATTTTAAGTATAATAATATTTAAAAAGCTGGACTAAACCCCTTCCTTTGCGCATACGATACAGTAGTCAGTATGGTACAAGCGTGAAAGGAGGGGTTTTTTGTTTGAAGAGAAATCTTTGCGGGAGATTTTAGATTTACTGCATACAGACAGGGAGGAGGGCCTTACGGAGGCCGAGGCGGCGCAAAGGCTCAGTGTGGACGGGCCTAATATTTTAGAGGAGGGTAAGAAAAAGACGGCCGCTGAGGCATTTTTAGAGCAGTTAAATGACCCCCTGATATGCGTGCTGCTTGTTGCAGCCCTAGTCTCATTCCTGTTAAGGGAGGTCAGCGATGCTATTATCATTTGCGTCGTTATTATAGTCAATGCCACTGTGGGGGTGATTCAGGAGGGGAAAGCTCAAAAGGCCCTGGAGTCGCTTAAAAAGCTGACAAGTCCACACGCGGTTGTGAGAAGAGGGGGGAGGGTTAGAGAAATACCGGCATCTGAGCTGGTAAAGGGCGATCTGGTTCTTCTGGAGGCCGGTGCACAGGTGGCAGCAGATTTGCGTTTGATTAAGACTTGGAATTTAAAGGTAGAGGAATCTGCCCTCACAGGGGAATCTCTTCCTGTGAGTAAGGATGCAGCCTTCCAGGCTGCAAAACCTCTGCCGGCGGGGGATAGGAAAAACGAAGCATTTATGTCTACTTTAGTGACAGGCGGGAGAGGCGAAGGGATTGTCATCGGTGCAGGGATGGGAACCGAGATAGGTAAAATAGCATCAATTATCAGTGATGCACCTAAAGAATTCACGCCTCTTCAAAAAAAATTAGCAGGGTTGGGGAAAATGCTGAGCATCGTATCTGTGCTGCTCTGTGCTGCTCTTTTTGCCATTGCAGTGTTTCAGAAGAGGAACATACTCGAAATGTTGATTACTGCCATCTCTTTGGCAGTGGCGGCCGTCCCTGAGGGACTCCCGGCGATTGTCACAATTGTGTTGGCTCTAAGTGTATCAAGAATGGTGAAAGTCAATACCATTGTCAGAAAGCTCCCGTCTGTAGAGACATTAGGTGCTGTAAATGTTGTATGCTCTGACAAAACAGGTACCCTGACACAAAATAAAATGACAGTTACGCGGTACTATGTAAATCAAAATGTTTATAAAAGCAGCGATGTATTATCTGACATACCAGATGAGTTTCTGGAAGGAATGGCCCTGTGCAATGATGCAGTTATTTCAGGGGAGGAAGAGCTTGGAGACCCTACGGAGCTGGCCCTGCTTAGATTTGTACAAGGGTTCCGGCTGAAGGGGGAGACGCCCTTGGCAGGGCGGACAAAGAGGGAGGTGTTAGAGGCAAGGCTGCCGCGTATTGGAGAGTTGGCGTTTGACTCCAAGCGTAAAATGATGACCACAGTACACAGAGGAAAAGAGGGGTTTGTGGCATATACAAAAGGGGCGCCGGAAGTGGTTCTGGCAAGGTGCAGTAAAATATTGATAAATGGCAGGATACATGCAATGACAGATCAGTACAAAAGACAGGTCAGGCAGGCAGTGGATGATTTCTCCGCCCAGGCACTGAGGGTATTGGCTGTAGCTGTAAAGCGGGGGGAGAAGGAGGCTAGGGAACAGGATCTGGTATTTGTAGGACTGGCAGGGATGATAGACCCTGTGAGGCCGGAGGCAAAGGAGGCGGTTGAGCAGTTCAGGAGAGCATCTGTGCGGACAGTCATGATAACGGGAGACCATGTGGATACGGCATTTGCGATTGCAGGGGAACTGGGGATTGCAAAAAAGCTGGAAGAATGTATGACGGGGGAGGAGCTGGAAAAGCTTTCAGACACACAGTTGAAACAAAGACTTGGTACGACCCATGTATTTGCCAGGGTTTCCCCAGAGCATAAAGTAAGGATTGTGAAGGCTATGAAGGATACCGGAAATATAGCTGCCATGACAGGGGATGGTGTAAATGACGCCCCATCCCTGAAAATGGCTGATATTGGTATTGCAATGGGGGTTACGGGGACAGATGTGGCAAAGAATGCGGCAGATATGATTTTAACAGATGATAATTTTGCAACAATTGAGAAGGCAATCGAAGAAGGGCGCAGCATTTATGAAAATATTAAAAAAACAGTACTGTTTCTGCTGTCATCAAATTTTGGTGAAATTATTACTATGTTTGCAGCAGTATTAATGGGTATTGCTTCCCCTCTGAAAGCCAGCCACATATTATGGATAAACTTGATTACAGATTCCCTTCCGGCTTTGGCTTTAGGGGTAGATAAGAATGATAAAGAAGCGTTGATGAAACGTCCTCCGAGAAAGGCGAAGGAAGGTTTGTTTTCAAATGGAGGCACAGCTTGTACAGTTTTTTATGGATGCCTTATTGCAGCCATTAGCCTGACAGCCTTTTTGAAGCTGCCATGGGAAATGCTGGCAGAACAGCAGAAAGCATTTACATTGGCAAATATTACGGCAGTATTACAGTCCCCGGATGTATTGGCCAGAGCACAGACCTATGCATTTACTGTGCTTGGAATATCCCAGCTTTTCCACGCTTGGGGGATGAAAGATGTACATACTTCTGTATTTTCCAGAAAGAGAGAATTTAATCCAGTGATGGCCGCCGCATTTGCCGCTGGGTTAGCTTTGCAGGCGGCGGTGACGGAAGTGCCCTATCTGACAAGAATGTTTGGCACAGCATCACTTTCCCTACAGGAATGGGGAGTCTTATTGATCCTGGCGGCATTCCCAGTACTTGCCCATGAGATATTTGTACTTCTTGGCATGTTAACGGAAGATACAGAAAAGAGTGGAATAATAAAGGGGAGAGGAGGCAATACAAAGAAAGTAATGATTGGAGGCGCGGCGAAGTAAAAAAATTGGCAAGGGGCAGTACGGGTAAACTCAAATCAGATTTACAGTAGATGGAGGGTATGTTAGAATAAAAAAGTAAAATATTCTGACAATGGAGAGCAAAAGGGACAGTCCCCTTTGCAAAGGGGACTGTCCCTTTTGTAACCATCTCATGGAGGAGCATCATGGAAAGTAAAAAAGATAATTGGATGACCCCGCTGCCTAAGCAGTCCCTGTCTAAAATGGTGGTTGAGAAAATTAAAGAAGGACTAATAAGCGGAGAACTGCGGCCAGGGGATTTTCTTCCGTCGGAGACGGAGTTGTCAGAGCGTTTCGGCGTGGGAAAATCTAGTGTACGCGAAGCAATAAAAATGTTGGAGGCTTTGGGAGTCGTAGAGATATGTAAGGGAAACGGCAGCCGTATTCGGACTGCTGTAGATACCACTGTGATTAATCCGCTGATTTTTCAGTTGATCTTGCAGAGTGGGGAGGAGAGCAGGGAAAAACTGGCAGAATTTAGAAAAATGATAGAGATTTCCGTTAGCCTTATGGCTGTTGACAACGCTGCTGCGGATGATATTAGAAAATTGAGGTCAATTCATGAGAGGACAAAATATGATTTAAGTAAAGGGATAACGACTGTTGACCATGACCTGGAATTTCATATTGCAATTTATGAAAGCACACATAATCCTTTTATTTTGAGTATAGGGCGCTGTATCATGGAGTTATTTCAGCCGTCACTGGTGATTTCAAACAGGGATTATTCAAAGGTTGTGGTAGAAAATCACAGTAAGATTTTAGAAGCATTAGAGTTAAGAGATAAGAGAGCCATGGAGGAGGCGGTACAGACATCCCTGGAGAGTTGGAAGGATCTAGTGTTAGACGAGGCTCCCTGTGTACAGGGATGATATATTGTAAATAGGGTGTCAGGAGGGCAGCAGCCTTCTGACACCTTAATATATTAAAAGATAAATGAAAGGTTTAGTCCGCTAAGAAAATATAGGTGATTTTTTCAGAACTCATATTCTAAAGATCGCCCCTTAATATTTACCCTTGTTAAGAGCAGGCAGACACTAAAGTATTTAACAGGGCATACTTTTGAGTGGTATCCCCTTAAATATATCTTATTGAACATTAGTAGTTCAATAAGTGTACCTTGTTGGACGAAGACCACCCGTCCGAAGGACATGTGTTAAGGGGTGCCCTGTGGGTATACCTTGCTGGACGAAGACCACCCGTCCGAAGGACATGTGCTAAGGGGTGCCCTGTGGGTATACCTTGCTGGACGAAGTCCACCCGCCCCTTTAAGGGCCTGCATTAGGGGATACCCTTTGGGTATGACATTGAGGAC encodes the following:
- a CDS encoding YjiH family protein; translated protein: MGKESKNQENITVNPEENLNDNAVLDALTLTKGQWQQGTVKAVFFTLIAVFIFFVPITFRGSTDVTFGIIYKNIKEILGLAGLWLGGLIIIGNGLLSVYGKFICKDKGSVIYKYYEEDSKIHPLLYMFGAVCSAILLLHYTIPGFGGPEFIISPDIGETVYSIAMDVAWIIPVSAVFMPFLLNYGIVDFIGSLMEPLMRPVFKIPGRSAVNAIASFVSSASVGVLITSKLYQRGIYTKKEAVLIATGFSAVSVGFAYKVIETADLSDYFLPIYFIALLVTLFVSFFMARIPPLSKKESVFLDGRVQTKEDIEAEKVPASKILKTGSSRAIKKAATAPSLVKEITSSLKDSCFVLPKVISLLTAAGIIAMVIATYTPVFNWIGKLFEPLLSILAVPNAAEIAPSLPVGIAEMFLPVLLISDKVAMLAEGARYMVVTVSMVQIIFFSETIVVMMSTKIPVSLKELIICFFERTIIAIPISAVFMHLLF
- a CDS encoding FadR/GntR family transcriptional regulator, with translation MESKKDNWMTPLPKQSLSKMVVEKIKEGLISGELRPGDFLPSETELSERFGVGKSSVREAIKMLEALGVVEICKGNGSRIRTAVDTTVINPLIFQLILQSGEESREKLAEFRKMIEISVSLMAVDNAAADDIRKLRSIHERTKYDLSKGITTVDHDLEFHIAIYESTHNPFILSIGRCIMELFQPSLVISNRDYSKVVVENHSKILEALELRDKRAMEEAVQTSLESWKDLVLDEAPCVQG
- the speB gene encoding agmatinase, which translates into the protein MSEIKQPASALSSPRFCNMGTFMRMEKITSADGLDFAIAGAPFDTASSFRSGSRFGPNAIRNISAMMKPNNVIMQVNIMENLKGGDIGDFNVTPGYIHPTYEAIEKGVANILKDNACPIVLGGDHSITLAELRAVAKKYGPVALVHFDSHSDLCDEVFGQKYNHGTPFRRALEENLIDAGHSIQIGMRGSLYDPNEHKMAAELGMKLIPAHKVREMGFDALIQAVLERVGDKPCFLTFDIDFVDPAYAPGTGTPEVGGFTSLEALELVRKIKDLNFIGFDIVEVLPAYDHGEITAYLAANIVFEYLSILALKKKENQ
- a CDS encoding cation-translocating P-type ATPase, encoding MFEEKSLREILDLLHTDREEGLTEAEAAQRLSVDGPNILEEGKKKTAAEAFLEQLNDPLICVLLVAALVSFLLREVSDAIIICVVIIVNATVGVIQEGKAQKALESLKKLTSPHAVVRRGGRVREIPASELVKGDLVLLEAGAQVAADLRLIKTWNLKVEESALTGESLPVSKDAAFQAAKPLPAGDRKNEAFMSTLVTGGRGEGIVIGAGMGTEIGKIASIISDAPKEFTPLQKKLAGLGKMLSIVSVLLCAALFAIAVFQKRNILEMLITAISLAVAAVPEGLPAIVTIVLALSVSRMVKVNTIVRKLPSVETLGAVNVVCSDKTGTLTQNKMTVTRYYVNQNVYKSSDVLSDIPDEFLEGMALCNDAVISGEEELGDPTELALLRFVQGFRLKGETPLAGRTKREVLEARLPRIGELAFDSKRKMMTTVHRGKEGFVAYTKGAPEVVLARCSKILINGRIHAMTDQYKRQVRQAVDDFSAQALRVLAVAVKRGEKEAREQDLVFVGLAGMIDPVRPEAKEAVEQFRRASVRTVMITGDHVDTAFAIAGELGIAKKLEECMTGEELEKLSDTQLKQRLGTTHVFARVSPEHKVRIVKAMKDTGNIAAMTGDGVNDAPSLKMADIGIAMGVTGTDVAKNAADMILTDDNFATIEKAIEEGRSIYENIKKTVLFLLSSNFGEIITMFAAVLMGIASPLKASHILWINLITDSLPALALGVDKNDKEALMKRPPRKAKEGLFSNGGTACTVFYGCLIAAISLTAFLKLPWEMLAEQQKAFTLANITAVLQSPDVLARAQTYAFTVLGISQLFHAWGMKDVHTSVFSRKREFNPVMAAAFAAGLALQAAVTEVPYLTRMFGTASLSLQEWGVLLILAAFPVLAHEIFVLLGMLTEDTEKSGIIKGRGGNTKKVMIGGAAK